A part of Ignavibacteriales bacterium genomic DNA contains:
- a CDS encoding M23 family metallopeptidase: protein MKVLNDIKQFVRRTLGYVVVFIPDHNNPTSKSFKFTFKSFLPVVIIYSIFIGVLGFFTLNLTPLSSIIIPFGNSKSFSNSSDINELNKKIIFLTQELGKLKSSNEKLRYAIFLGDSSLVDSIKSDKEEKKQKDKNQFGGNIYYIVKEIFFTKIYSQESRSFIKPADGFISRGFLSSKGHVGIDFVLKEGSEIFASANGYVIYSNFNVDDGNMIIIAHSDGYITIYKHCSMLLKRERDNVIQGELIALSGNTGKITTGPHLHFEIWKDGIPLDPSKILINL, encoded by the coding sequence ATGAAAGTCCTAAACGACATTAAACAATTTGTACGTAGAACTTTAGGTTATGTTGTGGTATTTATTCCTGACCATAATAATCCAACGTCAAAATCATTTAAATTTACTTTCAAAAGTTTTTTGCCGGTAGTGATTATCTATTCAATTTTTATAGGGGTACTTGGTTTTTTTACACTGAATCTAACACCTTTAAGTTCTATAATTATTCCATTTGGGAATTCAAAATCATTTTCAAATTCTTCAGATATTAATGAACTAAACAAAAAAATTATATTTCTCACTCAGGAGTTAGGCAAGCTAAAATCCTCAAACGAGAAATTACGTTACGCAATATTCCTGGGTGATTCGTCCTTAGTTGATTCTATCAAATCAGATAAGGAAGAAAAAAAACAAAAAGATAAAAATCAGTTTGGCGGAAATATTTATTACATTGTAAAGGAAATTTTCTTTACAAAAATATATAGTCAAGAGTCCAGAAGTTTCATCAAACCCGCTGATGGTTTTATCAGCCGGGGATTTCTTTCATCAAAGGGTCATGTAGGAATTGACTTTGTGCTGAAAGAAGGATCAGAAATTTTTGCCTCCGCTAATGGTTATGTTATCTATTCTAACTTCAATGTTGATGATGGGAATATGATTATTATTGCACACAGTGATGGTTATATAACAATCTATAAGCATTGTAGTATGCTACTTAAAAGAGAAAGAGATAATGTGATTCAAGGTGAATTGATTGCACTCAGCGGTAATACCGGAAAAATAACAACCGGTCCACATTTACATTTCGAAATTTGGAAAGATGGAATCCCGCTGGATCCATCGAAAATATTAATTAATTTATAA
- a CDS encoding GWxTD domain-containing protein, with the protein MKRIIFSLLFWQAVISAQTNFKVDIDYARFFYDDSTGYIEIYYGFYTPNMSVKESAGKKEVAGKLSINIFEKSTNALQVNKQYQFQNPVFDSSSAEETKSLIGVLTYRLKYGEYICKIFASDLNDTTQSEDIAFEFTLDYNKQKTFFASDIQLANSITKIENENGDGSPFYKNTFDVIPNPSGVYGDKMPVVFFYSELYSINKDINELKLRLDYLLVNSSSKTVYRKRKFINRDHASLVDVGTCNVSKFPSGSYTLVQILSDSIKNISYLTSKKVYLFNPGVIDSTTLVKTDGSQLATEFGAMSEEELNEIYEQSSYISVSDENKQWERLTNVEGKKKFLVAFWSNRIFNPEFPEIDFKYEYFNRVKQANERFTTIQKVGWKTDRGRVFITYGEPSEIERFPNEVDKKPYEIWYYNQIEGGVQFVFGDLSGFSDYLLLHSTKRGELRDDDWAQKIFVH; encoded by the coding sequence GTGAAAAGAATAATATTCTCTTTATTGTTTTGGCAGGCAGTAATATCTGCCCAAACAAATTTTAAAGTAGATATTGATTATGCGCGGTTTTTCTACGATGATTCAACCGGGTATATCGAAATTTATTATGGATTCTATACACCAAATATGAGTGTAAAGGAATCTGCGGGTAAAAAGGAAGTTGCAGGTAAACTCAGCATAAATATTTTTGAGAAAAGTACTAATGCTTTGCAAGTGAATAAACAATATCAGTTTCAAAATCCTGTTTTTGATTCATCCTCAGCCGAAGAAACAAAATCACTGATTGGTGTGCTTACTTACAGGTTAAAGTATGGTGAATACATTTGTAAAATTTTCGCATCTGATTTGAATGATACTACTCAATCGGAAGATATAGCTTTTGAATTTACCCTGGATTATAATAAACAAAAAACTTTTTTTGCCAGTGATATCCAACTTGCAAATTCAATTACCAAAATAGAAAATGAAAATGGAGATGGTTCACCATTCTATAAAAACACTTTCGATGTAATTCCTAATCCTTCGGGAGTTTATGGTGACAAAATGCCGGTAGTATTTTTTTATTCGGAGCTGTATTCAATCAACAAAGACATAAATGAGTTGAAGCTTCGGCTTGATTATTTGTTAGTAAACTCATCAAGCAAAACAGTTTATAGAAAAAGGAAATTTATTAATCGTGATCATGCATCTCTGGTTGATGTCGGAACTTGTAATGTGAGTAAGTTCCCGAGCGGTTCATATACTCTTGTCCAAATATTATCAGATAGTATTAAGAATATTTCTTATCTAACATCTAAAAAAGTTTACCTTTTTAACCCCGGTGTTATTGACTCAACTACTTTAGTTAAAACAGATGGCTCCCAGCTTGCTACAGAATTTGGAGCAATGTCTGAAGAAGAATTAAATGAAATTTATGAACAATCGAGCTACATTTCTGTTTCTGACGAAAATAAGCAGTGGGAGCGATTGACTAACGTTGAAGGCAAGAAAAAGTTTTTAGTTGCGTTCTGGAGCAATAGGATTTTTAATCCGGAATTTCCCGAAATAGATTTTAAGTATGAATACTTTAATCGCGTGAAGCAAGCAAATGAACGGTTTACTACAATTCAAAAAGTTGGCTGGAAAACTGATAGAGGAAGAGTGTTTATTACCTATGGAGAGCCATCTGAAATTGAACGCTTTCCCAATGAGGTGGATAAAAAACCCTACGAGATATGGTATTACAATCAGATTGAGGGGGGAGTACAGTTTGTTTTTGGTGATCTCTCAGGCTTCTCAGATTATTTACTTTTGCATTCAACGAAAAGAGGTGAATTGCGTGATGACGACTGGGCACAAAAAATTTTTGTACATTAA
- a CDS encoding glycosyltransferase family 39 protein — protein MSKKKKYESSNSEAKVVKNKTGKNNGLKIVLSIITLGFILRLVYVFETTNSPFYLNLFSDSKIYFDWANKIFASGDWMGDKIFFMSPGYPYFLAFLFQLFGSSILAIRIVQVIISSITIYLIYKSAENIFGRASALISAFVAASYDIFIFYSGAVLGETIQVLIISVICFTLSRHENSESVNRWFKIGIMIGIAALFRANILLAGAGLLIYLVLLLRKNKTSNFKPALFLIIGIAIPVLIVTARNYFVGKDLVMISSNGGINFYIGNNENALGVYVNPKGFEIFNDMPGEKYAQKISGQKFMPSEVSSYWYNQGLAFIVSKPIDASILMFKKILFYFGGDENPQSTNVNIDFFRENYSNVLKLPLISFQVILLSAITGIYFAARNKKKIWHLISMLIAIIISTIVFFVIGRFRLVAMPIFIIFSGYGFYSTYQGILRKEYSTLLIPAGIISLIIVMQFFFIPKYNYLNFDAWNNLADAEFQNKHYDAAISYARKSISIKENEISFYLLANCLAAKGDFNEAIINYNLALQLNSNSSMTYFNRGLVYAQQGIFEIAMKDFYKTIEIDPTFGEAYRNMAVIQFITENYEQALKSFNKYLTLTEDEQAKYTVKQDIIEIEKRLRNKEVKK, from the coding sequence ATGAGCAAAAAGAAAAAGTACGAAAGTTCTAATTCAGAAGCCAAGGTAGTTAAGAATAAGACAGGGAAAAACAATGGATTAAAAATTGTTTTATCAATTATTACCTTAGGTTTTATTCTGCGTCTGGTTTATGTTTTTGAAACTACAAACTCCCCCTTTTATTTGAATCTATTTTCAGACTCTAAAATATATTTTGACTGGGCAAACAAAATATTTGCTTCTGGGGATTGGATGGGGGATAAAATATTTTTCATGTCACCTGGTTACCCATACTTCCTCGCTTTCCTTTTCCAGTTATTTGGGTCTTCAATACTAGCAATTAGAATAGTTCAAGTAATCATCAGTTCAATTACCATCTACTTAATTTATAAGTCGGCAGAAAATATTTTTGGTCGGGCTTCCGCCTTAATATCTGCTTTTGTCGCAGCATCGTATGACATTTTTATTTTTTATTCAGGAGCTGTCCTTGGCGAAACGATTCAAGTACTTATTATCTCGGTTATATGTTTTACTTTAAGTAGACACGAAAATTCTGAATCGGTAAATAGATGGTTTAAGATCGGAATCATGATTGGAATTGCAGCACTTTTTAGGGCTAATATTTTGTTAGCTGGTGCTGGATTGTTAATTTATTTAGTGCTACTACTACGTAAAAATAAAACTTCGAATTTCAAACCTGCTTTATTTCTAATCATTGGTATTGCTATTCCAGTTCTCATTGTGACCGCCAGGAATTATTTTGTAGGGAAAGATTTAGTAATGATAAGTTCGAATGGCGGGATCAATTTTTATATCGGCAATAATGAAAATGCTCTTGGAGTTTATGTGAATCCCAAGGGGTTTGAAATTTTTAATGACATGCCGGGAGAAAAATATGCTCAAAAAATTAGCGGTCAAAAATTTATGCCGTCAGAAGTATCTTCATACTGGTATAATCAGGGTTTGGCATTTATAGTTTCTAAGCCTATTGATGCAAGTATTTTGATGTTTAAAAAAATTCTTTTTTATTTTGGCGGTGACGAAAATCCCCAGTCAACGAATGTTAATATTGATTTCTTCCGCGAAAATTATTCCAATGTACTTAAACTGCCACTGATTAGTTTTCAAGTTATTCTCCTTTCTGCAATAACAGGGATTTATTTTGCCGCTCGAAATAAAAAAAAAATATGGCATTTAATAAGTATGTTAATCGCGATTATTATTTCAACGATTGTATTTTTTGTAATAGGAAGATTCCGGCTTGTAGCTATGCCTATATTTATAATTTTTTCGGGTTATGGATTTTATTCAACTTACCAAGGTATTTTGAGGAAGGAATATAGTACTTTGTTGATTCCAGCGGGAATTATTTCTCTCATCATTGTGATGCAATTTTTCTTTATACCAAAGTACAATTATCTTAACTTTGATGCCTGGAACAATTTAGCAGATGCTGAATTTCAGAATAAACACTATGATGCAGCAATATCTTATGCAAGAAAATCGATATCAATTAAGGAGAATGAAATTTCTTTTTATTTACTTGCAAATTGTTTGGCAGCTAAAGGGGACTTTAATGAAGCAATCATCAATTATAATTTGGCACTGCAACTAAATTCTAACAGTTCAATGACATATTTTAATCGTGGACTTGTTTATGCTCAGCAAGGAATTTTTGAAATCGCAATGAAAGACTTTTATAAAACGATAGAAATTGATCCGACGTTTGGAGAGGCATATAGAAATATGGCGGTCATACAATTCATTACTGAAAATTACGAGCAAGCATTAAAAAGCTTTAATAAATATTTAACCCTTACCGAAGATGAACAAGCTAAGTACACAGTTAAACAAGATATAATTGAAATTGAAAAGAGATTGAGAAATAAGGAAGTGAAGAAATGA
- a CDS encoding polymer-forming cytoskeletal protein, with the protein MKIRNSSEVSDDISIISRGVVIEGKISSDGNIRIEGIVRGDLIAKGNVSIGESGEIFGNIKGEVINIGGKVNGSVNANEKLLLESNAQLKGDIVTKLLIIESGAKFDGKSSMAEVNTETSALNLSSK; encoded by the coding sequence ATGAAAATCAGAAACTCTTCAGAAGTGTCCGACGATATTTCCATAATAAGCAGAGGTGTTGTTATAGAAGGTAAAATCAGTAGTGATGGGAATATTCGAATTGAAGGAATTGTTCGGGGCGATTTAATAGCCAAAGGCAACGTTTCCATTGGTGAAAGCGGTGAGATCTTCGGAAATATAAAAGGGGAAGTAATTAATATTGGCGGAAAAGTAAACGGCTCTGTTAATGCGAATGAAAAATTGCTTTTGGAATCCAATGCACAATTAAAAGGAGATATTGTAACGAAGCTTTTGATTATAGAATCAGGGGCTAAGTTTGACGGTAAGAGTTCAATGGCAGAGGTAAATACCGAAACCTCCGCGCTCAATTTGTCTTCAAAATGA
- a CDS encoding PorV/PorQ family protein, which translates to MTKKLTVVLMVIMTLMTLSLNLYAGGGKRNGTAGAQELLIPVNARGLAMSGAYISGMTGIDALYYNPAGFGAGSTNTEAMFSYMNYIADIGLSYAAIGANLGDFGAIAFSVRTLDFGDIPITTVENPYGTGSTFSPTFVIAGITYSNSLTDRIRVGVNLNLISEKIIGTSASGFSFDAGIQYNGLAGVEGLQMGVVLRNLGPQMAFDGPDLLRVAQESGSDRGDQRYSIVAASFELPSQLELGLAYQYQFDESNQMLFASSFQNNNFANDEYRLAGEYGFQNTFFVRGGYAFVSENAGNTDESLWGPTFGAGVKLQTGVDISVDYAYRSVDYFDANHMVTVKLGF; encoded by the coding sequence ATGACTAAAAAATTGACAGTAGTTTTAATGGTGATAATGACTTTGATGACTTTATCACTCAATCTTTATGCCGGTGGAGGAAAAAGAAACGGAACTGCCGGTGCTCAGGAATTACTTATTCCAGTTAATGCACGTGGGTTAGCAATGAGCGGTGCATATATTTCGGGTATGACAGGAATTGATGCACTTTATTATAATCCCGCCGGATTTGGTGCAGGCTCTACTAATACTGAAGCAATGTTTTCTTATATGAATTACATCGCCGACATTGGCTTGTCCTATGCTGCAATCGGTGCCAACCTCGGTGATTTTGGTGCAATCGCATTTAGCGTTAGGACTTTAGATTTTGGTGATATACCTATTACTACAGTCGAGAATCCCTATGGCACTGGTTCGACTTTTTCACCCACCTTTGTGATTGCAGGGATAACCTACTCTAATTCCTTAACTGATAGGATCCGTGTTGGTGTTAACCTAAATCTTATTTCTGAAAAAATTATCGGTACAAGCGCTTCCGGTTTTTCCTTTGATGCTGGTATCCAATATAATGGCTTAGCAGGTGTAGAAGGATTGCAGATGGGAGTTGTTTTGAGAAATCTTGGACCTCAAATGGCATTCGATGGACCTGATTTGTTAAGAGTTGCTCAAGAATCTGGTTCCGATAGGGGCGATCAAAGATACAGTATAGTAGCTGCCTCCTTCGAATTACCATCCCAGTTGGAACTCGGTTTAGCATATCAATACCAATTTGATGAAAGCAATCAGATGCTGTTTGCGTCATCATTTCAGAATAACAACTTTGCAAATGATGAATACAGACTTGCGGGCGAATATGGGTTTCAGAATACTTTCTTCGTTCGAGGCGGTTATGCATTTGTATCTGAAAACGCCGGAAATACTGACGAAAGTCTTTGGGGCCCGACTTTCGGTGCTGGTGTAAAACTCCAAACCGGAGTTGATATTTCTGTTGATTATGCGTATCGCTCAGTGGATTATTTTGATGCTAATCATATGGTTACGGTAAAACTTGGTTTCTAA
- a CDS encoding glycosyltransferase family 9 protein, with product MTVEKILVIQTAFIGDAILTLPMIQFLSNKFNNCGVDVLAIPATAELFYSSPFVNKVFVIDKKNEYKSFGSVIKIAKIISANNYTKIYSPHRSFRTALIVLFSKVKETFGFSNSSFKQVYENIIEYRHDFQEVRRNLELAGSNTNDTDWKILPISNPTEEVRKKVEEILSIKKINNFVAIAPGSIWATKRYPEEYFKKIIDYLISLNETVLLLGSKEDFEMCNSISNNSEKVINLAGELSLVESIELLKKAKLLICNDSAPTHLGMCADIPVLTIYCSTVPEFGFYPYNNKSQSIGINNLSCKPCGIHGHSICPLGHFDCGNKLLPENILPIINKILDNES from the coding sequence ATGACTGTTGAAAAAATTCTTGTAATTCAAACAGCCTTTATTGGTGATGCCATTCTGACTTTGCCAATGATACAATTTCTTTCTAATAAATTTAATAATTGTGGTGTTGATGTCTTAGCTATTCCAGCGACGGCAGAGCTGTTTTATTCTTCACCATTCGTTAATAAAGTATTTGTAATTGATAAGAAGAATGAGTACAAATCTTTTGGGTCTGTAATCAAAATAGCAAAAATAATTTCTGCCAACAATTACACAAAAATATACTCCCCCCATAGATCATTCAGAACCGCGTTGATTGTATTGTTTTCTAAAGTGAAAGAAACATTTGGATTTTCAAATTCGAGCTTTAAACAGGTTTATGAGAATATAATTGAATATAGACACGATTTTCAGGAAGTTAGGCGAAACCTTGAACTTGCAGGAAGCAATACAAATGACACAGATTGGAAAATTCTGCCAATAAGTAATCCCACGGAAGAAGTAAGAAAAAAAGTAGAGGAAATACTCTCGATAAAAAAAATAAATAACTTTGTGGCAATTGCACCAGGAAGTATCTGGGCAACTAAAAGATATCCCGAAGAATATTTCAAAAAAATAATTGATTACTTAATTAGTTTAAATGAGACTGTTCTTCTTCTTGGCAGTAAAGAAGATTTTGAAATGTGCAATTCAATTTCAAACAACAGTGAAAAAGTGATTAACCTAGCTGGCGAGCTAAGTTTAGTTGAGTCAATTGAACTTTTAAAAAAAGCCAAGTTACTAATCTGCAATGACAGCGCACCTACACATCTTGGTATGTGTGCAGATATTCCGGTTTTGACTATTTATTGTTCTACCGTACCTGAATTTGGATTTTACCCATATAATAATAAAAGCCAATCTATTGGTATTAATAATTTAAGCTGCAAACCATGCGGAATTCATGGGCATTCCATTTGTCCACTTGGTCATTTCGATTGTGGTAATAAATTGCTTCCGGAAAATATACTACCAATCATTAATAAAATATTGGATAATGAAAGCTGA
- a CDS encoding threonylcarbamoyl-AMP synthase → MKAEIIYIDKSPADAVLLAKKIYLEGGVFVYPTDTIYGFGANPFNDEAIQRINLIKGREKWKRYILLISSIDDLKRYVELSSEKHFDYLLSIWPNPISVVLKLNNEMKKLFNSETSAFRIPNHRFCSQLLNELKMPLISTSVNRTEEDPLNDASLITEIFGNEVDAVFYNKKKSFFQASTLIDLTGDEPVLIREGKIKFNDLMKKFV, encoded by the coding sequence ATGAAAGCTGAGATTATTTACATTGACAAAAGCCCCGCTGACGCAGTGTTATTAGCAAAAAAAATATACCTGGAGGGTGGAGTTTTTGTTTATCCCACTGATACAATATACGGTTTCGGCGCTAATCCATTTAACGATGAAGCTATTCAAAGAATAAACCTGATAAAAGGTAGGGAGAAATGGAAACGTTATATTCTGCTAATCAGCAGCATAGATGATCTGAAAAGATACGTGGAATTAAGTTCAGAGAAACATTTTGATTATTTACTTTCAATTTGGCCTAACCCTATCTCAGTTGTACTAAAACTAAATAACGAAATGAAAAAATTATTTAACTCTGAGACAAGTGCCTTTAGAATTCCCAATCATAGATTTTGTAGTCAGCTTCTAAATGAATTAAAAATGCCGCTTATTTCAACGAGCGTAAACAGAACAGAGGAAGATCCTTTAAATGACGCATCTTTGATAACAGAAATTTTCGGAAATGAAGTAGATGCAGTTTTTTATAATAAGAAAAAATCATTCTTTCAGGCTTCAACACTGATTGATTTAACGGGGGATGAACCGGTTCTAATACGCGAAGGCAAAATTAAATTCAATGATTTAATGAAAAAATTTGTTTAA